One part of the Clostridium thermosuccinogenes genome encodes these proteins:
- a CDS encoding MFS transporter: MLIIDGILINAATVLTNGVFLSGYIVYLKGSDFLVGLLNNSAAWASIIAILSSFIYERMNKRKKFLISLNIISRALICSIVFLPLISNNRTFVLSAVSFMVILGNVLWCFYGIGSTVWMMNLVSKRARNEYINIRMLFLRISFTLASFLMGIVLDLFNKSYMGFLVVFTVSLVFSITDVIVLSKVEEPENRVAEKGRISLSGSSEPLRNAKYRAFLVFIFFYYLSLTMSSAYTSLYQIKYVKLDYSFISVVNVIANIMMVTCTRLWSRVERSRGLWFVLRVSSIFAAGEFLIYSFLTERTYYILFFAPILAGIGNSGFNIAILSYRYELMPENNRTAYEGWYGATYGLSTLLAPVIGSFLMGKLPEINNIIYQYGKFQLLYLISFTSCILVIFMMFYRPRKTADVGGESAGI, translated from the coding sequence TTGCTGATTATTGACGGAATTCTCATAAACGCAGCCACTGTGTTGACCAACGGTGTATTCCTTTCAGGATACATAGTTTATCTTAAGGGTTCGGATTTCCTTGTGGGCCTTTTGAACAATTCGGCCGCATGGGCATCTATTATCGCTATTCTTTCATCCTTCATTTATGAAAGGATGAATAAAAGGAAAAAGTTCCTCATATCCCTTAATATAATTTCACGAGCCTTGATTTGCTCTATAGTTTTTTTACCCCTGATTTCCAATAACCGTACCTTCGTCTTAAGTGCCGTTTCCTTCATGGTTATCCTGGGGAACGTATTGTGGTGCTTTTATGGCATTGGTTCTACCGTCTGGATGATGAACCTTGTTTCAAAAAGAGCCCGAAATGAATATATCAATATACGCATGCTTTTCTTAAGGATTTCCTTTACCCTTGCATCGTTTCTGATGGGTATTGTACTGGATTTGTTTAATAAAAGCTATATGGGATTTTTAGTTGTATTCACCGTCAGCCTGGTATTTTCCATAACGGATGTCATTGTGTTATCCAAAGTTGAAGAACCTGAAAACAGGGTGGCAGAGAAAGGCAGAATCTCCCTTTCCGGATCATCCGAGCCGCTTCGTAATGCAAAATACAGAGCATTCCTGGTGTTCATATTTTTCTATTACTTGAGTCTTACCATGTCGTCCGCCTATACTTCCTTATATCAGATAAAGTATGTGAAGCTGGACTATTCCTTTATTTCTGTCGTAAACGTTATAGCCAATATAATGATGGTTACCTGCACCCGGTTGTGGTCAAGGGTTGAGCGCAGCCGGGGATTGTGGTTTGTGCTGAGGGTTTCATCCATTTTTGCGGCCGGTGAATTTCTCATATACAGCTTCTTGACGGAAAGGACATACTATATACTGTTCTTTGCTCCCATACTTGCGGGGATAGGCAACAGTGGCTTTAATATTGCCATTCTTTCATACAGGTATGAGCTTATGCCTGAAAACAACAGGACTGCTTATGAAGGCTGGTATGGCGCGACTTATGGGCTAAGCACGCTTTTGGCTCCGGTCATAGGCAGCTTTCTGATGGGCAAGCTCCCTGAAATCAACAACATCATATATCAATACGGCAAATTTCAACTGCTCTACCTGATATCTTTCACCTCCTGCATTCTGGTAATCTTTATGATGTTTTACAGGCCCAGAAAGACAGCGGATGTTGGCGGGGAAAGTGCCGGCATTTAG
- a CDS encoding PDZ domain-containing protein, protein MPFVTTISYIAREFVTSFLAGYLFLPVYVIILFIIKKHYEKYKGFQADIAERIRKPIKELLKEAVFYGLVSGFAGSIGAVHAGVAMSSQVPLYLFVIMVGLSIINVRFMCISYAAGILILSKFLLGMPDLDSTQLLIIIGIVHAAESMLIFFNGAKDSIPVYIRHKENITGAFLMQKYWPLPIVFLSFIPEAGGGGLERLAVFDWWPAFKPEILGAGALALAMNSIIAVSGYSGIAITRQPERKAREMACQTFLYSLAMLAIGILSARIYAFKVIGAVFAIAAHEAMMLYNYYKEKHGEPLFVSVRRGIRVFDVLEGSHAEKMGIKRGDIILSINGRDVQTEDGMDHVLSNFPTFLWINVLGADGTTRVCELKCYPFGARELGILIVPREREVTYNIDHLENFAILRNLVARFKNG, encoded by the coding sequence ATGCCGTTTGTTACTACAATATCATATATTGCTCGGGAATTTGTAACCAGTTTTCTGGCCGGTTATTTATTTCTGCCCGTTTACGTGATTATACTTTTTATTATAAAAAAGCACTATGAGAAGTATAAGGGATTCCAGGCGGATATCGCTGAGCGCATCCGCAAACCTATAAAGGAGCTTCTCAAAGAAGCTGTTTTTTATGGATTGGTTTCAGGCTTTGCAGGCAGTATCGGTGCTGTCCATGCGGGGGTTGCGATGAGCTCCCAGGTTCCATTATACTTGTTTGTCATAATGGTAGGATTGTCTATAATAAACGTCAGATTTATGTGTATTTCCTATGCTGCCGGTATTTTGATCCTGTCGAAATTTCTTTTGGGTATGCCGGATTTGGACTCGACCCAACTGTTGATTATTATCGGAATAGTTCATGCGGCAGAGAGCATGCTGATATTTTTCAACGGAGCCAAAGACAGTATACCGGTATATATCAGACATAAGGAAAACATCACAGGAGCATTTCTCATGCAAAAGTATTGGCCTCTGCCAATAGTATTCCTCAGTTTTATACCGGAGGCCGGCGGAGGTGGCCTGGAGAGGTTGGCTGTATTTGACTGGTGGCCGGCTTTCAAGCCGGAAATATTGGGAGCAGGTGCTCTGGCTTTAGCTATGAACAGCATTATTGCCGTTTCAGGCTATTCAGGTATCGCGATAACCCGGCAGCCGGAACGCAAAGCGCGGGAAATGGCCTGCCAGACCTTCTTATACAGCCTTGCAATGCTGGCTATCGGGATTCTGTCCGCCCGTATTTATGCTTTTAAAGTGATAGGAGCGGTATTTGCAATAGCCGCCCATGAAGCCATGATGCTTTACAATTATTATAAGGAAAAGCATGGTGAGCCCCTATTTGTCTCCGTCAGGAGGGGGATCAGGGTTTTTGACGTCCTGGAGGGTAGTCATGCTGAAAAGATGGGGATCAAGCGAGGAGATATAATACTGAGCATCAATGGCAGGGATGTTCAGACCGAGGATGGTATGGACCATGTCCTGAGCAATTTTCCGACATTCCTATGGATAAATGTGCTGGGAGCCGACGGAACCACGAGGGTATGCGAACTCAAATGCTATCCTTTCGGCGCAAGGGAATTAGGAATACTGATTGTACCCAGGGAAAGGGAAGTTACTTACAACATAGATCACTTGGAGAATTTCGCAATACTAAGGAACCTGGTGGCTCGGTTTAAAAACGGGTGA
- a CDS encoding ABC transporter ATP-binding protein, translating into MRQNHTKLKAFIWTLKQSIKSAGFLLIAMAVISMFNSVMFPLSSILLRNMTDHVANIYATGVWKSDFVWMASLYVALFFLQNTIPFSNAFVYFRTQFALEKHFEGMFAFNIRHIPYIKFLDASFMQNYTLVHNNVLNICRGILDLIPLIFFSCFQLIFTLVIFIQNTPWLCFYLIIVFVVQYSVSKYIAKKKYLLSKEQIKEERYQTYYKTLLTSKEFARELRIFSAQNRLFKKWRHYYELLKEKRLHLALKDINYTALADLTGIVLEIATILILFLLALSGRISVGVFVMLYGLLGHVREQAGSISQRLSGIYTSMLYMQDFADFISEYEGIQKNSDSRPNVQETALPYGKFQTLTFENVSFCYPNSKQNALKNVSFTIKKGEIVSILGYNGSGKTTLSKIACGLLMPTEGTVHLNGKSAADDPWAYSRYFGIGFQDYAKISVSLKENIAIGCSEYINDNEKIHTAVENANLGPLVDKLPMGLDTLLGKDYDDFGTDLSGGEWQKVILARAYMGEPQVLILDEPTASIDPLEELNMLSNIRKIISGRTAILISHRIGFARLADRIIMIRDGRIIEQGSHDELLKKQGYYAELFEAQKNLYLERRAG; encoded by the coding sequence ATGAGACAGAATCATACTAAACTCAAAGCTTTTATTTGGACATTGAAACAGAGCATAAAATCTGCAGGATTCCTTTTAATAGCTATGGCTGTCATAAGTATGTTCAACTCAGTAATGTTTCCGCTTAGCAGTATCTTGTTGCGAAATATGACTGATCATGTTGCCAATATATATGCTACAGGTGTTTGGAAGAGCGATTTTGTATGGATGGCTAGCTTGTATGTAGCATTGTTTTTTTTGCAAAATACCATTCCCTTTTCTAACGCTTTTGTTTATTTCCGTACACAGTTTGCTCTTGAAAAACATTTTGAGGGAATGTTCGCTTTCAACATAAGGCATATACCCTATATAAAGTTTTTGGATGCCTCATTCATGCAGAATTATACTTTGGTACATAATAATGTCCTGAATATTTGCCGAGGTATACTTGATCTGATACCACTTATATTCTTTTCATGTTTTCAGTTAATTTTTACTCTCGTTATATTTATTCAAAATACTCCATGGTTGTGTTTCTATTTGATAATTGTCTTTGTTGTCCAATACAGCGTGTCAAAATACATTGCCAAAAAAAAGTATTTGTTATCAAAGGAACAAATCAAAGAAGAGAGATACCAAACGTATTATAAGACGTTGCTTACCAGCAAAGAATTTGCAAGGGAGTTGCGCATATTTTCAGCGCAGAACAGGTTGTTTAAAAAATGGAGGCATTATTACGAATTGCTAAAGGAAAAAAGGCTACATTTGGCTTTAAAAGATATAAATTACACTGCACTTGCAGATCTGACGGGAATTGTTTTGGAGATTGCAACGATTTTAATTTTGTTTTTGCTTGCGTTATCAGGCAGAATTTCAGTGGGTGTATTTGTAATGCTATATGGCCTTTTGGGCCATGTGCGAGAGCAGGCAGGTAGCATTAGCCAGCGACTATCTGGAATTTACACCAGTATGTTATATATGCAAGATTTTGCTGACTTTATCTCTGAATATGAAGGGATTCAGAAAAATTCAGATTCCAGACCTAATGTGCAAGAAACAGCCTTGCCTTATGGGAAGTTTCAAACTTTAACTTTTGAAAATGTTTCATTTTGCTATCCAAATTCAAAGCAAAACGCACTGAAAAACGTTTCTTTTACAATAAAGAAAGGGGAAATTGTAAGTATCCTAGGATATAATGGAAGCGGAAAAACTACATTGTCCAAAATTGCATGTGGTTTATTAATGCCGACTGAGGGTACTGTTCATTTAAACGGCAAAAGTGCAGCTGATGATCCATGGGCTTATTCTCGTTATTTTGGAATAGGATTTCAGGATTATGCTAAAATTTCAGTTTCTTTGAAAGAAAATATTGCAATAGGTTGCAGTGAATATATAAATGACAACGAAAAGATTCATACTGCAGTAGAAAACGCAAATTTAGGTCCTCTTGTTGACAAGTTGCCGATGGGACTGGATACTCTATTAGGTAAAGATTATGATGATTTTGGGACTGATTTATCTGGCGGCGAATGGCAAAAAGTAATACTGGCTAGAGCCTATATGGGAGAACCTCAAGTTTTAATTTTGGACGAGCCTACAGCATCCATTGATCCACTTGAGGAATTAAATATGCTGTCAAACATAAGAAAAATAATATCAGGGAGAACTGCTATTCTAATATCTCATCGTATAGGATTTGCTCGTTTGGCAGACCGCATAATCATGATTCGGGATGGCAGAATTATAGAACAAGGCAGCCATGATGAGCTATTGAAAAAGCAAGGTTACTATGCTGAGTTATTCGAGGCTCAGAAGAATCTTTATCTTGAAAGAAGAGCGGGGTGA
- a CDS encoding ABC transporter ATP-binding protein translates to MMSKKDKSENKSRIESFLSWFDLKQTIVIHSRVLRSLLQSHKRSTILILFLLCLLVLQDFIILKIIQFITNTIVDYVGRSNILDIKILYILGLLLLTLVGSHVLQWLYNRVNSNYKEEVRQSVEETFIKKLSCISYTHFENNDFHQRVNRAQSAGAQYGDAIYAISTIFRIVITTIMYGILLSKISILFPPIVIVSILFSLGFSGYITDKQLDYWRSEVAPHGLRYNYFQKMWEDRINVQNIKANRLYDYFYEKFSSINKKYRNATMKLNLLSLGSEIIPAILQTIVFTATVLYVAVQVMNHRVDVGYFAMTLTLLANFYSMMKSNSYFFLQENMYVKILSDYFTVIDQKETYLLEASRISNRHICQIRYIDVKYTYPQSERMALAGVNACAKVGQIVGIVGSNGSGKTTLMNITMGLLEGYAGQVIFEDDDGNCLSPEHMQNAIGMLTQDFGKYQMTIRENILYGQHLEIMNDDQLYKLLEMVGMKSTVQKLEKGLDTPLGQLENGIEFSMGQWQRIGIARLLANPERKIWILDEPTAYLDPIAEIEIYSLIKSLAGGRLVFFISHRLGYMRNVDVIWVLKNGYIVEKGTHEQLLQDKGYYSDMYIAQADWYT, encoded by the coding sequence ATGATGAGCAAGAAAGATAAAAGTGAAAATAAAAGCCGGATTGAGAGCTTCCTTTCGTGGTTTGATCTCAAACAAACCATAGTTATACATAGTCGTGTCCTTCGTTCATTATTACAATCGCATAAGCGTAGTACAATATTGATACTCTTTCTGCTTTGTTTGCTGGTTTTACAGGATTTTATTATACTTAAGATTATACAATTTATAACCAATACAATTGTCGATTATGTTGGGAGATCAAATATACTAGATATAAAAATACTATATATTCTAGGTTTGCTTTTACTTACTTTAGTAGGTTCCCACGTACTCCAATGGTTGTACAATCGTGTGAATTCCAATTATAAAGAAGAAGTACGGCAAAGTGTTGAAGAAACCTTTATTAAAAAACTCAGTTGTATTTCCTATACTCATTTTGAAAATAATGATTTTCATCAACGTGTAAATCGCGCACAATCTGCCGGTGCTCAATATGGAGATGCTATATATGCGATTAGCACTATATTTCGTATTGTTATAACCACTATCATGTATGGTATACTTCTTTCTAAAATCAGCATCCTTTTTCCACCGATTGTTATTGTATCAATATTGTTTTCACTGGGCTTTTCAGGCTATATAACTGATAAACAGCTGGATTACTGGAGGTCGGAGGTGGCGCCTCATGGATTGCGATATAATTATTTTCAAAAGATGTGGGAAGATCGGATTAATGTTCAAAATATCAAAGCAAACCGGCTGTATGATTATTTCTATGAAAAATTTTCAAGTATAAACAAGAAGTATCGTAATGCAACGATGAAATTAAATTTGCTTTCCCTGGGTAGTGAAATTATTCCGGCAATATTACAAACTATTGTATTTACGGCAACGGTATTATATGTTGCAGTTCAGGTCATGAACCACCGTGTTGATGTGGGGTATTTTGCCATGACCCTAACACTCCTGGCTAATTTTTATTCAATGATGAAAAGTAACTCGTATTTTTTCTTGCAGGAAAATATGTATGTAAAAATATTAAGTGATTATTTTACCGTAATTGATCAAAAAGAGACTTATCTTTTGGAAGCCAGCAGAATAAGTAATAGACATATATGCCAAATCAGATATATTGATGTAAAATATACATATCCCCAGTCAGAACGCATGGCATTAGCAGGAGTTAATGCCTGTGCAAAAGTCGGTCAGATAGTAGGTATTGTTGGATCAAACGGAAGCGGAAAGACGACGTTAATGAATATAACCATGGGATTGTTGGAAGGCTATGCCGGTCAAGTCATTTTTGAGGATGATGATGGGAATTGTCTGTCACCTGAACATATGCAAAACGCTATAGGTATGCTTACACAGGACTTCGGCAAATATCAGATGACCATCCGGGAAAATATCTTATATGGTCAGCACCTTGAAATAATGAATGATGATCAGCTCTACAAATTACTGGAAATGGTTGGAATGAAATCTACCGTGCAAAAACTTGAAAAGGGGCTGGATACACCGTTAGGACAACTGGAAAATGGAATTGAATTTTCCATGGGGCAGTGGCAACGCATTGGAATAGCACGGTTGCTGGCCAATCCGGAACGAAAAATATGGATTCTTGATGAACCTACTGCTTATCTGGATCCGATAGCCGAAATTGAGATTTACTCACTGATAAAATCTTTGGCGGGAGGAAGACTGGTATTTTTCATATCGCATCGCCTGGGCTATATGCGAAATGTAGATGTAATTTGGGTTCTTAAAAATGGCTACATTGTTGAAAAAGGAACACATGAACAATTATTACAAGATAAAGGATATTATTCAGATATGTATATAGCACAAGCAGATTGGTATACTTAA
- a CDS encoding ABC transporter ATP-binding protein has product MKKIISFFHNIKEIIRILWEASKIMTLLLLFNNIIRNALWPLRGLVVKQIIDMITLSLEKGIESYQRPLALYILLFFLFFWLNRIWWPLNSFTQALMLSKIGHGTRMRIIKVMENIELSFFDKSENYDTYHKALELTNGRQPINVVNNILGLISLIISFVSAFTVMISINIPVSIILIISSIPSLVWENRFNQKLYNFEQETTREKRLLNYIFKLFTDKKSAKEIRTFRFEKYLSDKHEATLKDYNSKYFRLITSKIKIDSLFWILMQISLMASYFIIIASASEGRIPLGDLSFFLSVSIGLQNAIKNIESSFNNVIQSSRYIDNLTSFEKSYLNISTKHGYKPIPETVESIEFRNVSFSYPNSEKAVLKNVSFKLSVPQNVILLGENGSGKTTLIKLLLGFYKPSKGEILLNGCNISDFDIRDYHKLFSVCFQDYIKYGFSLKDNIIMANSNIDDITFEQIIGKVQLLDLVRKLPYQEQTYLSKEYDEKGVELSGGQYNKIAIARALAKNSKIVVFDEPNASLDAKAEQNLFNLYSELTKDKLGIMITHRLSTAVCADMILVLKDGKLVEHGTHDQLMKLNQEYAFLFNMQSKQYISEVS; this is encoded by the coding sequence ATGAAGAAAATAATATCATTTTTTCATAACATAAAGGAAATTATTCGCATTTTGTGGGAAGCAAGCAAAATCATGACGCTGCTGCTTCTGTTTAATAATATTATAAGAAATGCATTATGGCCATTAAGAGGGTTAGTGGTAAAGCAAATAATTGACATGATCACATTATCGCTAGAAAAAGGCATTGAATCATATCAAAGACCACTTGCACTATACATATTATTATTTTTTCTATTCTTTTGGTTGAACAGGATATGGTGGCCATTAAACAGTTTTACACAAGCATTAATGTTGTCCAAAATCGGACACGGTACTAGAATGCGAATAATAAAAGTGATGGAGAATATAGAATTATCCTTTTTCGATAAATCAGAAAATTATGATACTTACCACAAGGCGCTTGAACTAACAAATGGCAGGCAACCTATAAATGTCGTAAATAATATACTAGGTCTTATCTCATTAATTATAAGCTTTGTATCAGCGTTTACTGTAATGATTTCAATAAATATTCCTGTTTCCATTATTCTTATTATCAGCTCAATCCCATCATTAGTTTGGGAAAACAGATTCAATCAAAAGCTGTATAATTTTGAACAGGAAACAACCCGGGAAAAACGGCTGTTGAATTATATATTCAAGCTTTTCACTGACAAAAAATCAGCCAAGGAAATCAGAACATTTAGGTTTGAAAAGTATTTATCGGACAAACATGAGGCGACATTAAAAGATTATAACAGTAAATATTTCAGGCTCATTACATCCAAAATCAAAATTGATTCATTGTTTTGGATTCTTATGCAAATTTCTCTGATGGCCTCATATTTCATAATAATAGCTTCTGCATCAGAGGGCAGAATACCCCTGGGAGATTTGAGCTTTTTCTTATCGGTTTCCATTGGTTTGCAGAATGCAATAAAAAATATTGAATCATCATTTAATAATGTAATTCAATCTTCCAGGTATATCGATAATCTCACCAGTTTTGAGAAATCATATCTGAATATATCAACAAAACATGGCTATAAGCCTATTCCTGAAACTGTTGAAAGCATAGAATTCAGGAATGTTTCATTTTCATATCCCAATTCTGAAAAAGCGGTATTAAAGAATGTCAGTTTTAAACTTAGCGTTCCTCAAAATGTTATCTTGTTAGGAGAAAATGGTTCAGGAAAAACAACGCTAATTAAACTGTTATTAGGGTTTTATAAACCTTCCAAAGGTGAAATTCTACTTAACGGGTGTAACATATCTGATTTTGACATAAGAGATTACCATAAACTGTTTAGTGTCTGTTTCCAAGACTACATTAAGTATGGCTTTTCTTTAAAGGATAACATCATAATGGCAAATTCAAATATTGATGATATAACCTTTGAACAAATCATTGGTAAAGTACAGCTTTTAGATTTAGTTCGAAAATTGCCATATCAGGAGCAAACATATCTTTCTAAAGAGTATGATGAAAAAGGCGTAGAATTGTCAGGTGGTCAATATAATAAGATAGCTATTGCGCGTGCTTTGGCAAAAAACTCCAAAATAGTTGTTTTTGACGAACCAAATGCTTCATTGGATGCAAAAGCTGAGCAAAATTTATTTAATCTTTACTCGGAGCTAACAAAGGATAAACTCGGAATCATGATAACCCATAGGCTTTCCACAGCTGTTTGTGCGGATATGATTCTTGTGCTGAAAGATGGCAAATTGGTTGAGCATGGCACGCATGATCAGCTAATGAAGCTCAATCAGGAGTATGCATTTCTATTTAACATGCAATCTAAACAGTATATAAGTGAGGTAAGCTGA
- a CDS encoding ABC transporter ATP-binding protein produces MKKITRYINLLISNSPALVIFLAMLIVCSFVLSPLHSLLDKLLFDTVQQEYGKALNWSSILFIVFLYFAYNLGVYVIFRAKDFISDYTQIKLNASIQKKVMAKINQITYDKYEDNNFYNYLTAIEREINDGNVLSIFVNTMSLFGALLSIVYLSCIMLSLGIIPMLLSSVCCIPGFIHQATFGKKNWEFNTSKIPLQRKTLYIFSLLSSIDSYKENRMYDTFDHYKKKYSHLFNEYYEELKSFNLKNCWKGIIMATIHSLGTVSVIAYAYFQAANNRITLGDAVLFVGVTQSIYNYIQNVIYYIGNLNETVHSVDNLLSFISDMEDENTSKPVEKQCADVFIELKNVKYAYPNMENNILDGIDLTIHQNEKIAIVGENGCGKTTLAKIILGLYHPKEGTVKLNGVDLNEVKQETRYATVCFQDYFTYSFTVRENVAFGNIEKLYDDNSILNAIKMSQLEFDIFNHDMEKYINKEFDTKGIVLSGGQAQKLSLSRAFLFDKGLIILDEPSASLDVITENEIFESTLALMKDRAAIVITHRLANVINCDTIIYLENGKVCEKGTHDELMKLKGKYYNLFSIQANKYKAKA; encoded by the coding sequence ATGAAGAAAATAACGCGCTATATCAATTTGCTGATAAGTAATTCGCCTGCTTTAGTGATTTTTCTTGCTATGTTGATTGTTTGCTCTTTTGTGTTGTCTCCATTGCATTCTTTGCTCGATAAGCTGCTGTTTGATACCGTGCAGCAAGAATATGGGAAAGCTCTTAATTGGAGCAGTATATTATTTATCGTGTTCCTGTACTTTGCATATAACCTTGGTGTCTACGTAATTTTTAGGGCAAAGGATTTTATAAGTGATTATACTCAGATAAAGCTGAATGCGTCAATTCAAAAAAAGGTAATGGCAAAAATCAACCAAATTACCTATGATAAGTACGAAGACAATAACTTTTACAACTACCTGACAGCTATAGAACGTGAGATAAACGATGGGAATGTTTTAAGTATATTTGTTAACACGATGTCACTGTTTGGTGCATTACTGTCAATAGTATACTTGTCATGTATTATGTTGAGTTTAGGGATAATCCCTATGCTTTTATCATCGGTGTGTTGCATTCCTGGCTTCATACATCAGGCAACCTTCGGAAAGAAGAATTGGGAATTTAACACCTCAAAAATACCTTTGCAGAGAAAAACACTATATATATTTTCTCTTTTATCATCGATTGATTCATATAAAGAAAATCGCATGTACGACACCTTTGACCATTACAAGAAAAAATACTCTCATTTGTTCAACGAATACTATGAAGAACTTAAGAGCTTCAATTTAAAAAATTGCTGGAAAGGAATAATAATGGCAACCATCCATTCTCTGGGGACTGTTTCAGTTATTGCTTATGCATATTTCCAGGCTGCGAATAACAGGATCACACTGGGAGATGCCGTGCTGTTTGTCGGAGTAACACAGAGTATTTACAACTATATTCAAAACGTTATATATTATATTGGCAATTTAAATGAAACGGTTCATTCAGTAGATAATTTGCTTTCATTTATTTCTGATATGGAAGATGAAAATACAAGCAAACCGGTCGAAAAGCAATGCGCAGATGTCTTTATTGAGCTTAAGAATGTTAAATATGCATACCCCAATATGGAAAACAATATTCTTGACGGAATAGACTTAACAATTCATCAAAACGAAAAGATTGCCATCGTCGGTGAAAATGGCTGTGGTAAAACAACGCTTGCCAAAATAATACTGGGTCTGTATCATCCCAAAGAAGGTACGGTTAAGCTAAACGGTGTTGACCTGAATGAGGTGAAACAGGAAACAAGGTATGCAACGGTATGCTTTCAGGACTATTTTACATATTCCTTCACTGTAAGAGAAAATGTTGCCTTTGGAAATATAGAAAAGCTATACGATGACAATAGTATTTTAAATGCTATCAAGATGAGCCAGCTTGAGTTTGATATTTTCAATCATGATATGGAAAAATATATCAATAAGGAATTCGATACAAAGGGAATTGTTTTGTCGGGTGGCCAAGCACAGAAATTATCACTTTCCAGAGCCTTTCTGTTTGATAAGGGATTGATTATTCTTGATGAGCCAAGCGCTTCCCTTGATGTTATCACAGAGAATGAGATATTTGAATCTACATTGGCACTTATGAAGGATAGGGCAGCAATAGTTATCACACATAGATTGGCTAACGTGATAAATTGTGACACTATTATATATCTGGAAAATGGGAAGGTATGTGAAAAAGGCACCCATGATGAGCTTATGAAGTTAAAAGGAAAGTATTATAATTTGTTTAGCATTCAGGCTAATAAATATAAGGCTAAGGCGTGA
- the thyX gene encoding FAD-dependent thymidylate synthase — MNIIKPYFIIESEVNGEQALKLIEKAGRTCYKSEDKATEGSAADFVRRIIKGKHESVIEHYSITVRVICDRGVTHEIVRHRLASYSQESTRYCNYSKDKYSNQITYIEPCFWDVNTEEGRKKYEIWKSVMEFTEKKYMELIENGATPQEARSVLPNSLKTELVMTMNLREWRHFFKLRTDAAAHPQIREIAVPMLKKFKEMIPVVFDDIEAEL, encoded by the coding sequence ATGAATATAATAAAGCCTTATTTCATAATCGAGTCGGAGGTGAACGGAGAGCAGGCGTTAAAGCTCATTGAGAAAGCCGGAAGGACATGCTACAAGAGTGAGGATAAAGCCACCGAGGGTTCGGCTGCCGATTTTGTAAGAAGGATCATAAAGGGCAAGCATGAATCGGTCATTGAGCATTATTCCATAACTGTCAGAGTAATCTGCGACAGAGGGGTGACTCATGAGATAGTAAGGCACCGCCTGGCTTCGTACTCCCAGGAGAGCACAAGGTACTGCAACTACAGCAAGGATAAATATTCCAATCAGATCACGTACATAGAGCCTTGCTTTTGGGATGTGAACACCGAGGAAGGCAGAAAAAAATATGAGATATGGAAAAGTGTCATGGAGTTTACGGAAAAGAAGTATATGGAGTTGATTGAAAACGGTGCTACACCACAGGAAGCCCGCAGCGTTCTGCCCAATTCCCTTAAAACTGAGCTGGTGATGACTATGAATTTAAGGGAATGGAGGCATTTCTTCAAGCTGAGGACCGATGCTGCCGCCCATCCGCAGATAAGGGAAATTGCCGTGCCGATGCTGAAGAAATTCAAAGAAATGATTCCCGTAGTCTTTGACGATATAGAGGCCGAATTATGA
- a CDS encoding dihydrofolate reductase gives MISMIAAVGANGVIGRNNALPWHLPADLAYFKKVTMGHAVVMGRKTFESIGKPLPGRYNIILTRDKSYRSENCIIMHTVEEILEYSRNRDVFIIGGAEVYKSFIDHADKLYITWIDESFDGDAFFPEIDENKWYIISRSEWERDASNGLRFCFMVYRNRHSHGADTTKELL, from the coding sequence ATGATATCGATGATTGCCGCCGTGGGAGCTAATGGCGTTATAGGAAGGAACAATGCACTTCCCTGGCATTTGCCGGCTGATCTGGCTTATTTTAAGAAGGTCACCATGGGGCATGCCGTTGTCATGGGGAGGAAAACCTTTGAATCCATAGGAAAGCCCTTGCCCGGCAGGTACAATATAATCCTCACGAGGGACAAGAGCTACCGCTCTGAGAATTGCATCATCATGCACACGGTGGAGGAGATACTTGAATACAGCCGGAACCGGGATGTTTTCATAATCGGAGGGGCCGAAGTTTATAAAAGCTTTATCGACCATGCCGACAAGCTGTATATCACATGGATTGACGAAAGCTTTGATGGGGATGCTTTTTTCCCGGAAATAGATGAAAATAAATGGTATATTATCTCCCGCTCGGAATGGGAAAGGGATGCTTCGAACGGGCTCAGGTTTTGCTTTATGGTATATCGGAACAGGCATTCCCATGGCGCTGATACAACGAAGGAATTACTGTGA